The following coding sequences are from one Halictus rubicundus isolate RS-2024b chromosome 11, iyHalRubi1_principal, whole genome shotgun sequence window:
- the 128up gene encoding GTP-binding protein 128up gives MSTILEKIASIEAEMARTQKNKATSGHLGLLKAKLAKLRRELITPKGGGGGGEQGFEVAKTGDARIGFVGFPSVGKSTLLSTLAGVYSEVAAYEFTTLTTVPGCIKYKGAKIQLLDLPGIIEGAKDGKGRGRQVIAVARTCSLIFIVLDVLKPLGHKRLIEHELEGFGLRLNKQPPNITFRKKDKGGINFQTTCTQSELDLETVKSILSEYKIHNGDITLRYDATSDDLIDVIEGNRVYVPCIYLLNKIDQISIEELDIIYKIPHCVPISAHHKWNFDDLLEKMWDYLQLVRIYTKPKGQLPDYSSPVVLNREKRAVEDFCNKLHRSIAKEFKYALVWGSSVKHQPQKVGKDHVLCDEDVVQIVKKV, from the exons ATGAGCACGATACTGGAGAAAATCGCCTCGATCGAGGCCGAG ATGGCCCGGACTCAAAAAAACAAAGCGACGTCCGGTCACTTAGGTTTACTAAAGGCAAAGCTTGCCAAGCTAAGGAGAGAGCTAATCACTCCTAAaggtggtggcggtggtggcGAACAGGGTTTCGAAGTGGCCAAGACCGGAGATGCTAGAATAGGCTTTGTCG GATTTCCATCGGTTGGAAAATCTACATTGCTCAGCACTCTGGCTGGCGTGTACTCAGAAGTTGCTGCTTACGAATTCACTACTCTCACTACTGTCCCAGGCTGTATAAAATACAAAGGAGCAAAGATACAG TTGCTGGATCTGCCCGGTATCATCGAGGGTGCAAAAGACGGCAAAGGACGTGGAAGACAGGTCATAGCAGTTGCCAGAACCTGCAGCTTAATATTCATTGTCCTGGATGTACTGAAACCTCTTGGACACAAGAGGTTGATCGAACACGAGCTGGAAGGTTTTGGATTGAGATTGAACAAGCAACCACCGAACATTACCTTCAGGAAGAAAGACAAAGGTGGCATCAATTTCCAGACCACG TGCACGCAGTCTGAACTAGACTTAGAGACGGTGAAAAGCATTCTTTCAGAGTACAAAATACACAATGGAGACATCACGCTGCGATACGATGCCACTTCGGATGATTTGATCGACGTGATTGAGGGAAATCGGGTCTACGTTCCGTGCATTTATTTGCTCAATAAAATAG ATCAAATCAGTATCGAAGAGTTAGATATCATTTACAAAATACCTCATTGCGTGCCGATTTCTGCTCACCACAAATGGAACTTTGATGATTTGCTCGAGAAAATGTGGGATTACCTGCAGCTAGTTAGAAT CTACACCAAACCCAAAGGACAACTTCCGGATTACAGTTCTCCCGTAGTTCTAAACAGAGAGAAGAGAGCGGTTGAAGATTTTTGCAATAAGCTTCACAGATCCATTGCAAAAGAATTCAAATA CGCCCTTGTCTGGGGTTCGTCCGTGAAGCATCAGCCTCAAAAAGTGGGAAAGGATCACGTGCTGTGCGACGAGGACGTCGTCCAAATCGTGAAGAAAGTATAA
- the LOC143358556 gene encoding uncharacterized protein LOC143358556 isoform X2, with translation MFQKHCARLTGKMTLSSNNEPQNGKDPPQQNHEEITQASTPSGLSDLQMQSTEMGEITEMPDFEMLSTSAVLHYCKHKILRPYLRLLGVMGLRPMSTDDSNRCSRHCILVSLHTIQVTIFMCIGYILQYMACFRRDRGFCYKTALLEFEMPSDPNENQVQDIHCFGNVLFSYFVPSILHLMAYLYTVYLFRIRENEQLQNLMERAFLLSSNPANRGNQRRLVRILWLFIALSVVWIITALVTVNVLMAQGNIVFQWLDHSPHQVKITLKVLLIVCTLWHDMVQGTIITSYCLQGQLLLAHLYFLRGKLLHHTLPAIDWMREICEFKKLLKYFNDELGPAVCIYTVVNLSWAAAGTMWLFQYDNSDAQQSPVTWVGILNVVLWILISLAPFIQAARLTTACSIIQNIGHEVRIRPFVYQCTPGEDLDTILLYTSSLKMCARLFRVPVTGRYLCLLLTISSILILTLGLCQFL, from the exons ATGT TTCAAAAGCATTGTGCTCGGCTGACGGGAAAAATGACATTG AGTTCGAACAACGAGCCGCAAAATGGGAAGGATCCACCTCAACAGAATCACGAAGAGATAACACAGGCATCTACACCATCGGGATTATCAGACTTGCAGATGCAAAGCACAGAA ATGGGAGAGATCACCGAGATGCCGGATTTCGAGATGCTGAGTACATCCGCGGTGCTTCATTATTGCAAGCACAAAATACTGAGACCGTATCTGAGATTATTGGGAGTGATGGGACTGAGGCCGATGAGCACCGACGATTCGAATCGTTGCTCGCGTCACTGTATCCTCGTGAGTCTGCACACCATCCAGGTCACGATATTCATGTGCATTGGATACATTTTACAGTACATGGCATGCTTCAG AAGAGACCGGGGATTTTGTTACAAGACAGCGTTGTTAGAATTCGAAATGCCATCGGACCCGAACGAGAATCAAGTACAAGACATTCACTGTTTCGGCAACGTTCTCTTCAGCTACTTCGTCCCCAGTATACTGCATTTGATGGCGTACCTGTACACGGTGTATCTGTTTCGAATCCGGGAGAACGAGCAGCTCCAAAATTTGATGGAGAGAGCGTTCCTCCTCTCCTCGAATCCCGCGAACCGCGGGAACCAGAGGAGGCTCGTTCGAATACTATGGTTGTTCATAGCATTGAGCGTCGTGTGGATAATTACCGCACTGGTCACGGTAAACGTTTTAATGGCGCAGGGAAACATTGTGTTCCAGTGGCTGGATCATAG CCCGCATCAAGTGAAGATAACGCTGAAGGTACTTTTAATCGTGTGCACGCTGTGGCACGATATGGTCCAGGGAACAATCATAACTAGCTATTGTTTGCAAGGACAACTTCTACTGGCCCATCTGTACTTTCTTCGCGGGAAGCTGCTTCATCATACTTTACCCGCCATCGATTGGATGCGG GAAATCTGCGAGTTCAAGAAACTGTTGAAGTACTTCAACGACGAACTGGGCCCAGCCGTGTGCATTTACACAGTTGTAAACTTGTCGTGGGCTGCGGCAGGAACAATGTGGTTGTTCCAATACGATAACAGCGACGCTCAACAAAGTCCCGTCACCTGGGTCGGTATACTGAATGTTGTCTTGTGGATTTTGATATCGCTGGCTCCGTTTATTCAG GCGGCACGTTTGACTACTGCCTGCTCGATAATCCAAAACATTGGACACGAAGTGCGCATTCGACCATTTGTTTATCAGTGCACGCCCGGTGAGGATCTAGATACTATACTTCTGTACACATCATCGCTGAAAATGTGTGCCAGACTGTTTAGAGTGCCGGTTACAGGTCGATACCTTTGTCTTTTACTAACTATAAGTAGCATCTTGATCCTCACGTTAGGTCTCTGCCAATTTCTTTGA
- the LOC143358556 gene encoding uncharacterized protein LOC143358556 isoform X3 encodes MTLSSNNEPQNGKDPPQQNHEEITQASTPSGLSDLQMQSTEMGEITEMPDFEMLSTSAVLHYCKHKILRPYLRLLGVMGLRPMSTDDSNRCSRHCILVSLHTIQVTIFMCIGYILQYMACFRRDRGFCYKTALLEFEMPSDPNENQVQDIHCFGNVLFSYFVPSILHLMAYLYTVYLFRIRENEQLQNLMERAFLLSSNPANRGNQRRLVRILWLFIALSVVWIITALVTVNVLMAQGNIVFQWLDHSPHQVKITLKVLLIVCTLWHDMVQGTIITSYCLQGQLLLAHLYFLRGKLLHHTLPAIDWMREICEFKKLLKYFNDELGPAVCIYTVVNLSWAAAGTMWLFQYDNSDAQQSPVTWVGILNVVLWILISLAPFIQAARLTTACSIIQNIGHEVRIRPFVYQCTPGEDLDTILLYTSSLKMCARLFRVPVTGRYLCLLLTISSILILTLGLCQFL; translated from the exons ATGACATTG AGTTCGAACAACGAGCCGCAAAATGGGAAGGATCCACCTCAACAGAATCACGAAGAGATAACACAGGCATCTACACCATCGGGATTATCAGACTTGCAGATGCAAAGCACAGAA ATGGGAGAGATCACCGAGATGCCGGATTTCGAGATGCTGAGTACATCCGCGGTGCTTCATTATTGCAAGCACAAAATACTGAGACCGTATCTGAGATTATTGGGAGTGATGGGACTGAGGCCGATGAGCACCGACGATTCGAATCGTTGCTCGCGTCACTGTATCCTCGTGAGTCTGCACACCATCCAGGTCACGATATTCATGTGCATTGGATACATTTTACAGTACATGGCATGCTTCAG AAGAGACCGGGGATTTTGTTACAAGACAGCGTTGTTAGAATTCGAAATGCCATCGGACCCGAACGAGAATCAAGTACAAGACATTCACTGTTTCGGCAACGTTCTCTTCAGCTACTTCGTCCCCAGTATACTGCATTTGATGGCGTACCTGTACACGGTGTATCTGTTTCGAATCCGGGAGAACGAGCAGCTCCAAAATTTGATGGAGAGAGCGTTCCTCCTCTCCTCGAATCCCGCGAACCGCGGGAACCAGAGGAGGCTCGTTCGAATACTATGGTTGTTCATAGCATTGAGCGTCGTGTGGATAATTACCGCACTGGTCACGGTAAACGTTTTAATGGCGCAGGGAAACATTGTGTTCCAGTGGCTGGATCATAG CCCGCATCAAGTGAAGATAACGCTGAAGGTACTTTTAATCGTGTGCACGCTGTGGCACGATATGGTCCAGGGAACAATCATAACTAGCTATTGTTTGCAAGGACAACTTCTACTGGCCCATCTGTACTTTCTTCGCGGGAAGCTGCTTCATCATACTTTACCCGCCATCGATTGGATGCGG GAAATCTGCGAGTTCAAGAAACTGTTGAAGTACTTCAACGACGAACTGGGCCCAGCCGTGTGCATTTACACAGTTGTAAACTTGTCGTGGGCTGCGGCAGGAACAATGTGGTTGTTCCAATACGATAACAGCGACGCTCAACAAAGTCCCGTCACCTGGGTCGGTATACTGAATGTTGTCTTGTGGATTTTGATATCGCTGGCTCCGTTTATTCAG GCGGCACGTTTGACTACTGCCTGCTCGATAATCCAAAACATTGGACACGAAGTGCGCATTCGACCATTTGTTTATCAGTGCACGCCCGGTGAGGATCTAGATACTATACTTCTGTACACATCATCGCTGAAAATGTGTGCCAGACTGTTTAGAGTGCCGGTTACAGGTCGATACCTTTGTCTTTTACTAACTATAAGTAGCATCTTGATCCTCACGTTAGGTCTCTGCCAATTTCTTTGA
- the LOC143358556 gene encoding uncharacterized protein LOC143358556 isoform X1 produces MPIQVFSFQVQKHCARLTGKMTLSSNNEPQNGKDPPQQNHEEITQASTPSGLSDLQMQSTEMGEITEMPDFEMLSTSAVLHYCKHKILRPYLRLLGVMGLRPMSTDDSNRCSRHCILVSLHTIQVTIFMCIGYILQYMACFRRDRGFCYKTALLEFEMPSDPNENQVQDIHCFGNVLFSYFVPSILHLMAYLYTVYLFRIRENEQLQNLMERAFLLSSNPANRGNQRRLVRILWLFIALSVVWIITALVTVNVLMAQGNIVFQWLDHSPHQVKITLKVLLIVCTLWHDMVQGTIITSYCLQGQLLLAHLYFLRGKLLHHTLPAIDWMREICEFKKLLKYFNDELGPAVCIYTVVNLSWAAAGTMWLFQYDNSDAQQSPVTWVGILNVVLWILISLAPFIQAARLTTACSIIQNIGHEVRIRPFVYQCTPGEDLDTILLYTSSLKMCARLFRVPVTGRYLCLLLTISSILILTLGLCQFL; encoded by the exons ATGCCGATACAAGTGTTTTCTTTTCAAGTTCAAAAGCATTGTGCTCGGCTGACGGGAAAAATGACATTG AGTTCGAACAACGAGCCGCAAAATGGGAAGGATCCACCTCAACAGAATCACGAAGAGATAACACAGGCATCTACACCATCGGGATTATCAGACTTGCAGATGCAAAGCACAGAA ATGGGAGAGATCACCGAGATGCCGGATTTCGAGATGCTGAGTACATCCGCGGTGCTTCATTATTGCAAGCACAAAATACTGAGACCGTATCTGAGATTATTGGGAGTGATGGGACTGAGGCCGATGAGCACCGACGATTCGAATCGTTGCTCGCGTCACTGTATCCTCGTGAGTCTGCACACCATCCAGGTCACGATATTCATGTGCATTGGATACATTTTACAGTACATGGCATGCTTCAG AAGAGACCGGGGATTTTGTTACAAGACAGCGTTGTTAGAATTCGAAATGCCATCGGACCCGAACGAGAATCAAGTACAAGACATTCACTGTTTCGGCAACGTTCTCTTCAGCTACTTCGTCCCCAGTATACTGCATTTGATGGCGTACCTGTACACGGTGTATCTGTTTCGAATCCGGGAGAACGAGCAGCTCCAAAATTTGATGGAGAGAGCGTTCCTCCTCTCCTCGAATCCCGCGAACCGCGGGAACCAGAGGAGGCTCGTTCGAATACTATGGTTGTTCATAGCATTGAGCGTCGTGTGGATAATTACCGCACTGGTCACGGTAAACGTTTTAATGGCGCAGGGAAACATTGTGTTCCAGTGGCTGGATCATAG CCCGCATCAAGTGAAGATAACGCTGAAGGTACTTTTAATCGTGTGCACGCTGTGGCACGATATGGTCCAGGGAACAATCATAACTAGCTATTGTTTGCAAGGACAACTTCTACTGGCCCATCTGTACTTTCTTCGCGGGAAGCTGCTTCATCATACTTTACCCGCCATCGATTGGATGCGG GAAATCTGCGAGTTCAAGAAACTGTTGAAGTACTTCAACGACGAACTGGGCCCAGCCGTGTGCATTTACACAGTTGTAAACTTGTCGTGGGCTGCGGCAGGAACAATGTGGTTGTTCCAATACGATAACAGCGACGCTCAACAAAGTCCCGTCACCTGGGTCGGTATACTGAATGTTGTCTTGTGGATTTTGATATCGCTGGCTCCGTTTATTCAG GCGGCACGTTTGACTACTGCCTGCTCGATAATCCAAAACATTGGACACGAAGTGCGCATTCGACCATTTGTTTATCAGTGCACGCCCGGTGAGGATCTAGATACTATACTTCTGTACACATCATCGCTGAAAATGTGTGCCAGACTGTTTAGAGTGCCGGTTACAGGTCGATACCTTTGTCTTTTACTAACTATAAGTAGCATCTTGATCCTCACGTTAGGTCTCTGCCAATTTCTTTGA
- the LOC143358555 gene encoding nucleolar protein 10-like, which yields MQVSCPNNVKIYNLSAGKSLPEWLSERKRRSLLKKNVDIRRRIELIQDFDMPGVSTSINVTKDGQYILATGIYKPRVKCFDVQNLSLKFERCFDSEVVTFDILSDDYSKLVFLHCDRTIEFHVAHGRYFRLRVPRFGRDIKYHYPLCDLFVVGDSNEIYRINLERGQFLQPFLTDASSINKCEINPVHQLIVVGTQDGKVEAWDPRTKSKVGTLDCALHCVGQDNKLDSVPAVTSLKFQGGLTLGVGTSTGQVLLYDVRSSRPFLTKDHMYGLPIKNIEFHRTMDLVYSMDSSIVKIWEKNNGKLYTSIEAQHDFNDMCVMPNTGMLLLANENTKMQTYYIPSLGPAPYWCSFLDNLTEELEELNYETIYDDYKFVTEKELDELGLLHLKGTNLLRAYMHGYFVDIRLYKKARDVMRPFEFEEYKKKRIQQKIQETCGSRVQIQKMPSVNKELALKLMDDESNAKKKKKSSGNILKDDRFKALFSNPDFQVDTNSEEYSLLNPVISRLDKSREKKLKAQLAAEEARQKMESEADNDEKHSSDESFIHDDSSSDDEKPWAKEVKRNYRLIRRNERQNEEEEENAKDDEQSAENRTRLYEIKDHVQFKDARPIAKKRIKATLGERLRSEDFHDVKVSGSRGNREMTFRIEKKKPTGRARLQVKRHEKEYKHLLRPAGNLNRKKKR from the exons ATGCAGGTCTCTTGTCCGAACAATGTGAAGATTTACAATCTGAGCGCCGGAAAGTCACTGCCAGAG TGGTTGTCAGAACGGAAAAGGCGGAGTTTGTTAAAGAAAAATGTCG ATATACGACGAAGGATTGAGCTTATCCAGGATTTTGATATGCCTGGAGTTAGCACGTCCATCAACGTTACGAAAGACGGACAATACATTTTAGCAACAGGAATATACAAGCCGCGCGTAAAGTGTTTCGACGTTCAAAATCTATCTTTAAAATTCGAAAGATGTTTCGACTCGGAGGTGGTCACTTTCGATATACTCTCGGACGATTACAGCAag TTGGTGTTTCTGCACTGCGATCGAACTATAGAATTTCACGTGGCCCATGGTAGGTATTTCAGGCTAAGGGTACCAAGGTTCGGCAGAGACATCAAGTACCATTATCCTCTGTGCGATTTGTTTGTGGTTGGAGACAG CAATGAAATTTACCGAATAAATTTGGAGAGAGGACAATTCCTGCAACCCTTCCTCACAGACGCATCGTCGATAAACAAATGTGAAATCAATCCGGTGCATCAACTTATTGTTGTTGGAACTCAGGATGGAAAAGTCGAGGCATGGGATCCAAGAACGAAAAGCAAAGTGGGCACCTTGGATTGTGCTTTGCACTGTGTCGGGCAGGACAATAA ACTGGACTCGGTTCCCGCAGTTACTAGCTTAAAATTCCAAGGTGGCTTGACGTTAGGTGTAGGTACTTCGACTGGGCAGGTATTGTTATACGATGTCCGCTCGAGTAGGCCGTTTTTAACGAAGGATCACATGTATGGATTACCGATCAAGAACATAGAATTCCATCGGACGATGGATTTGGTCTATTCTATGGACAGTTCGATCGTGAAAATATGGGAGAAAAATAAC GGTAAATTGTATACATCGATCGAGGCGCAGCACGACTTTAATGACATGTGCGTGATGCCGAATACCGGAATGCTTTTACTGGCTAATGAAAACACGAAGATGCAGACGTATTATATCCCGTCTCTCGGACCAGCTCCTTACTGGTGCAGCTTCTTGGATAATCTGACGGAAGAGTTGGAGGAATTGAATTACGAGACTATCTACGACGACTACAAATTCGTCACAGAGAAGGAGCTCGACGAGCTGGGACTGTTGCACTTGAAGGGCACCAATCTGCTCCGGGCCTACATGCACGGCTACTTCGTCGACATTCGACTGTACAAGAAAGCCAGAGACGTGATGAGACCCTTCGAGTTCGAGGAATACAAGAAGAAGAGGATTCAGCAGAAGATACAGGAGACTTGCGGCAGCAGAGTGCAG ATACAAAAGATGCCGAGCGTGAACAAGGAGCTCGCTCTGAAATTAATGGACGATGAGTCGaacgcgaagaagaagaagaagagctcTGGCAACATTCTGAAGGACGATCGTTTCAAAGCACTGTTCAGCAATCCCGACTTCCAAGTGGATACGAACTCGGAAGAGTATTCTCTGTTGAACCCTGTTATCTCTCGCCTCGATAAGAGCAGAGAGAAGAAATTGAAGGCTCAattggccgcggaggaggctcgTCAGAAAATGGAAAGTGAAGCGGACAACGATGAAAAGCACAGTTCGGACGAGAGCTTCATCCACGACGACAGCAGCTCGGACGACGAGAAACCGTGGGCGAAGGAAGTGAAGAGGAACTATCGGTTGATACGCAGAAACGAGAGACAGaacgaggaagaggaggaaaacGCGAAAGACGACGAGCAAAGCGCCGAGAATCGGACCCGGCTTTACGAAATTAAGGATCACGTACAGTTCAAAGACGCGAGACCGATCGCGAAGAAGCGGATCAA GGCCACCCTCGGAGAGAGACTGAGGAGCGAAGATTTCCACGACGTTAAAGTTTCTGGGTCTCGCGGTAACAGAGAAATGACTTTCCGTATAGAGAAG AAAAAACCAACTGGCCGCGCGAGACTGCAAGTGAAAAGGCACGAGAAAGAGTACAAGCACCTTTTGAGACCGGCTGGGAACCTGAACAGGAAAAAGAAACGCTAA
- the Chic gene encoding profilin chickadee, whose translation MSWQDYVDKQLLASRCVTQAAIAGHDGNLWAKSEGFEVSKEELAKLVQGFDEQDILTSSGVTLAGNRYIYLSGTDRVIRAKLGKVGVHCMKTTQAVVVSLYEDPIQPQQAASVVEKLGDYLLGCGY comes from the exons ATGAGCTGGCAGGATTACGTTGACAAGCAGCTGCTCGCGTCGAGGTGTGTTACCCAAGCTGCGATCGCGGGACACGATGGCAATCTTTGGGCGAAGTCCGAAGGTTTCGAA GTGAGTAAAGAGGAGCTGGCGAAATTGGTCCAGGGATTCGACGAGCAGGACATTCTGACGTCGTCGGGCGTTACCTTGGCCGGCAACAGGTACATTTATCTGTCGGGCACGGATCGGGTGATAAGGGCAAAACTCGGCAAGGTCGGCGTCCACTGCATGAAGACGACGCAAGCCGTGGTCGTCTCCCTCTACGAAGACCCCATACAGCCACAGCAAGCCGCGTCGGTCGTCGAAAAGCTTGGCGACTACCTCTTGGGCTGCGGCTATTAG